TTTAACATGGAGAGACGTACGCGAGTTAGTTGCTTATTCGGCCAGAAAAAATGATGCTTCGGATACAGATTGGACAACCAATGCAGCAGGTCTAAATATCAACCATAAATATGGATTTGGTGCCATTGATGCACAACAATTACTAATTCGTTCTAATTCTTGGTCTCCTATCGCACCTGCACTGAAAACGGAAACAATGAGTTCAATTACACCAGGTACTTCGATTCCAGACAATGATTTGGTAACTGGAGCCAATGCTTCTTATTCAGTTTCCTCCTCTATCACCTATATAGAATTTGTTGATGTTGAATTTACAACGAGTCATACTTATTTTCCGGAATTAAAAATCACGATTACCTCACCAAGTGGAACTGTGAGTGTCCTTTCGGAAGTGCATGCATGTCGGAATCCAGCTAATAATTCGGGTTGTACTTCTGGTAGTACATCCATCGCTAGTATGACAGGTTCCTCCACCTATCGTTTTGGTTTAACTCGTTTGCTTGGTGAAAATCCAAATGGTAATTGGACGATAAGAGCTTATGATGGCGCAGCTGGGGATACTGGAACCATCCAGTCTGTACGATTGAAAATTTACGGTAGGTAAACAATGAAATCAGAAAATAACAAATCCTTCAATCGATTCCAAAATGTATTGTTTTTTTCATTCATTTGTTTCACCTACAGTTCATTTTTTTTATGTGATCCAATCATTGCAAAAGAACCTCCAAACCAAATTACGTTTACGGAAGGTGGTGTTCAAAAAACATTTTATAGAAATTCAAATTTGGAAGCAGAATTCATTGAACCAAACCAAGTGAATTCTTCGCAAAACAAAGGTATGGGGAATGGTAAGGTAAAAGGTGGATGGAATTTGAGGCAAGCCGGAAAACCATTGCTGAGCCAACAACAATACAAATCAAATATTCCAACAAAAGTGACAGAAGTTTACAATACAGGAGCAGGTTATGGTCCCAATATTGTTTTACCAGGGATCATTATTGTTACCTTCAAAAATGACCAAACTAACGATACTCTTTCCAAGTTAGCTCAAAAATATAAGATTGTGATCTTACAACAATTCACTCCCCGTATTGTTAGTTTCCAAACAGAACCAGGTTATCTTTCCGTCGAAATGGCAAATGAACTGTTGAATGAAGGAATTGTTTCGGAAGCATATCCTGAGACAGCGGTCGAAAAAGTCTTAAAATAGAGAATGGATTTGGAATTTATAATTCTCAAAGTGCTAAGTAAAAATAGATGAGTTTTAGTATTTCTAATTTCCGAACTGGTTTGGATAAATAAGAAGTAATTCCTGCTAAAAAACTTTTGCTGATATCTTCTTTTTGTACGTTTGCTGAAATTGCAATGATCGGAACCATAAGAAGTGGATCTATATTTTGATTTTGTTCATAATTTCTAATTTCCTTTGTCGCTTCTAACCCATCCATTTCAGGCATTTGCATATCCATTAAAACGATATCAAATTTTTCATTTTGAAATTTTTGTAATGCGTCTATACCGTTTCTTGCAATTACAAGTTCAATTGGATATTTTCGTAAAAAAGTTTTAATGATAAAAACATTTTCTTCAGAGTCCTCTGCCAATAGGATCTTGCATTTAGGAAAGTTTTCTGGATCTGGTAATTCTAAGTCTAACCAATGTTGATGGATATTGGAATCTCTATGAACTAATCCTTCATAAGGGATATGAATTGAAAATTTTGAACCTTTTCCAAGTTCACTTTCTACGAAGATATCACCATTCATCATTAATATTAATTTCTTTGTGATTGTAAGTCCAAGTCCTGTTCCACCATATTTTCTAGTAGTAGAACTATCCACTTGGGTGAAACTTTCGAAAATAGAATGTAATTTTTCGCTTGGTATGCCAATTCCAGTATCTTCTACTTCTAGAATTAATACTTTTTTACTGTTATCTAATGAAGCATTAACACTGATACTTCCTTTTTCTGTAAATTTCATGGCGTTTCCAATTAAATTAATCAAAATTTGTTGGATACGAGTAGAATCACCTTTTACATTTTCAGATATATTTTCACTTACAACATAATTGATTTTGATACCCTTTGCTTTTGCTTTCATCAAGAAAAGGGAGATAGTTTCTTTTAATAGATCTCGAATTGAGAATTCTATGGATTCTATTTCTAACTTACCTGACTCAATTCTAGATAAATCAAGGATGTCATTTATGATATTGTATAATGCTTTTCCTGAATTTCGAAGGACAGTCAAATACTCAACTTGTTCTTCAGATAGATTTGTTTCAGCTAAAGTATCAGCCATACCTAAAATTGCATTGAGAGGAGTCCTGATTTCATGACTCATGGACGCCAAAAAATCTGTCTTAGCTTGGGATGCTTTTTTTGCATCAACTTCCCTTTCCTTAGCAACAACCATTTGTTCGCGTAATAATTTCTCTCTAGTTACTTGTTGAGAAACATCTGAAATTTGGATCATACAAAATGAATTTGATTCATCTTCGATTGATATTGGTATGATGTGTAAATATTGGTAAATTCTTTCATTTTTCAACATCTTTTGTTCATTTTCGTATAATGGAAATGGATATGGATTTAAAGTGTGTGTAAGAATGGAATATTGCGAAAATTGAATGCATTGTTCAATTGATTTAAGTGTTCTTGTGTCAACTAACTCTGGAAATACTTCGTAAATTAGTTTGTTTTGAAGATCTTTCTCTAAAAGATTGGAACCTTTTAGAAACCACTGATTGGCAATTACGATTTCATAGTTTTGGTTTAAAATCAGAATTCCTATTCCTGATTTTTTTACAATTGTTAATAAGTGTTTTTCGGTTAAAGAACTCACTACTTTAACTTTTCAATCAATACTCTGGATAAATTTTTGATGCTGTCAAAATTTAGAATAAAAAATATATAACCTTTAATTTCTTTACCTTTTAACTGATAGTCTATGAACACTAATAAAATTGAATTGTCTTCATTAGGATTCGGCTTTCGATTCAATAATAGTTCCTCGTATTTTCCTGAAAAAAATTCCGGGATTTGAGTTTCTATTTTGTAATTAGACATTTTTGCCAAATTTGATAAAATTGCAT
The sequence above is a segment of the Leptospira levettii genome. Coding sequences within it:
- a CDS encoding ATP-binding protein, with product MSSLTEKHLLTIVKKSGIGILILNQNYEIVIANQWFLKGSNLLEKDLQNKLIYEVFPELVDTRTLKSIEQCIQFSQYSILTHTLNPYPFPLYENEQKMLKNERIYQYLHIIPISIEDESNSFCMIQISDVSQQVTREKLLREQMVVAKEREVDAKKASQAKTDFLASMSHEIRTPLNAILGMADTLAETNLSEEQVEYLTVLRNSGKALYNIINDILDLSRIESGKLEIESIEFSIRDLLKETISLFLMKAKAKGIKINYVVSENISENVKGDSTRIQQILINLIGNAMKFTEKGSISVNASLDNSKKVLILEVEDTGIGIPSEKLHSIFESFTQVDSSTTRKYGGTGLGLTITKKLILMMNGDIFVESELGKGSKFSIHIPYEGLVHRDSNIHQHWLDLELPDPENFPKCKILLAEDSEENVFIIKTFLRKYPIELVIARNGIDALQKFQNEKFDIVLMDMQMPEMDGLEATKEIRNYEQNQNIDPLLMVPIIAISANVQKEDISKSFLAGITSYLSKPVRKLEILKLIYFYLAL